A window of Panicum virgatum strain AP13 chromosome 8K, P.virgatum_v5, whole genome shotgun sequence contains these coding sequences:
- the LOC120643971 gene encoding AP-2 complex subunit sigma-like: MIRFILLQNRQGKTRLAKYYVPLEDSEKHKVEYEVHRLVVNRDPKFTNFVEFRTHKVIYRRYAGLFFSICVDITDNELAYLECIHLFVEILDHFFSNVCELDLVFNFHKVYLILDEFILAGELQETSKKAIIERMGELEKLD; this comes from the exons ATG ATCCGGTTCATCCTGCTGCAGAACCGGCAGGGGAAGACGCGGCTGGCCAAGTACTACGTCCCGCTCGAGGATTCGGAGAAGCACAAGGTCGAGTACGAG GTGCACCGGCTGGTCGTCAATCGGGACCCCAAGTTCACCAATTTCGTCGAG TTTCGCACACACAAAGTTATCTACAGAAGATATGCAGGGCTGTTTTTTTCAATTTGTGTGGACATAACTGACAATGAGTTGGCATACTTGGAATGCATTCACTTGTTTGTCGAGATATTGGACCATTTCTTTAGCAATGTTTGTGAGCTTGACTTAGTGTTTAATTTTCACAAG GTTTATCTGATATTAGATGAATTTATTCTTGCTGGAGAGCTGCAAGAAACAAGCAAAAAG GCGATAATTGAGCGAATGGGTGAACTGGAGAAGCTGGATTGA